The stretch of DNA ATTACTGAAGGACCTTTGCTAGTTGTTGCTGGTGCTGGATCAGGCAAGACCTCAGTCTTAACGCGCCGAATTGCTTACCTAGTTGAAGAAAAGCAGGTATTGCCGTGGAATATTCTGGCAATTACTTTTACCAATAAAGCAGCTAGTGAAATGCGCGAACGGGAACAAAAACTGTTGGGACCAAGTGCTAATGATATTTGGATGTCAACATTTCATGCTTTATGTGTGCGAATTTTACGCCGTGATGCCGATAAGATTGCTTATAGTCATAATTTTTCAATTGCAGATTCGGCAGAGCAGTTAACTTTAGTTAAGCATATTGCTAAGGAATTAAATATTAATCCCAAGATGTACGAACCACGGAGAATTTTATCAGCGATTTCAAATGCTAAAAATGATTTATTGACGCCAGATGCCTTCGCTGCTAGTGCGAGTTCTCCTTTTGACAAAGTAACAGCTCAAGTTTATACGGAATATCAAAGACGCCTCAAGCATGACCAAATTATGGATTTTGATGATTTAATCATGCAGACTTTGGTATTGTTCAAAAAAGACCCGACGGTTCTTCATTATTATCAAAATAAATTTCGTTACTTGCTTGTGGATGAGTATCAGGATACCAATCAGGCACAGTACGAATTATGTCATGAATTAGCAGCGCAGTACCAAAACATTTGTGTTGTTGGGGATGCTGACCAGTCAATTTATGGTTGGCGCGGAGCTAATATGGAAAATATCATGAATTTTGAGCAGGATTATAAAAACGCTGGTGTGCAGACAGTTAAATTGGAACAGAATTATCGCTCAACTGGTCATATTTTAGCTGCTGCTAACGCAGTTATTAAGAATAATCATAATCGAAAAGCTAAAAATTTGTGGACTGATCAAGGCGAAGGTGCCAAGGTTACCTATTATAAAGCACAAAGTGGTGATGATGAGGCTCATTTTATCATTAGCAAAATTCAGGAAGAATTTAAGGAAAAAAAGCGTTCTTACAAAGATTTTGCGGTTTTGTACCGCACTAATGCGCAATCGCGAACGGTTGAAGAGGCTTTTGTGAAGGCAAATGTTCCTTATCAGATAGTTGGCGGTCACAAGTTCTATGATCGCAAAGAAATTATGGACATTATGGCTTATCTTAAACTGGTAGCTAATCCCAGTGATGCTCTGAGCTTTAATCGGATCGTCAATGTTCCTAAACGCGGAATTGGTGCAGTGACAGTAGATAAATTCATGACTTTTGCTCAAGCAAACAATTTATCATTATTGGCAGCATTTGCTAATTTAGCAAACGCAGGTATTTCAACGCGTGCGGCTGCTAAATTGGCTGATTTTGGTGTTAAATTACGCGATGCAATTAAATTTGCTCAAGATCATAGTGTCACTGGATTGACAGAAAAGATTTTACAGGATTTTGGCTATACAGCGGCATTAAAAGCTGAACATACAATTGAGGCTGCAACTAGGCTGGAAAACTTGGATGAATTTTTATCAGTTACTAAACGTTTTGATGAACAATACGAAGCGGAAAATGATGATAGCAATCCGTTGAGTGATTTTTTGGCAGAAGTTTCATTATTGAGTGATCAAGATGATCTAGCTAATAATGATGAGCAAGTGGCATTGATGACTTTGCATGCTGCTAAAGGTTTGGAATTTCCAGTTGTTTTCTTAATTGGTATGGAAGATGGGTTATTTCCACTTTCTCGTGCTTTATTAGAAGATGATCAATTAGAGGAGGAACGCCGGCTAGCCTACGTTGGCATTACCCGAGCTAGACAGGAACTGTTTTTGACTAATGCATATTCGCGAATGATGTTTGGTCGAATGCAGAATAATCCCCCTTCAAGATTTTTAGAAGAAATTGACGCTAAGGACTTAGAAGTTGAAAATCCCAATGCTGGTAATATTATTGCCAGTGACTTTCAAGCTCAAACAGCTCCCTTTGCTAAGGTTGATGAACGGGCGCGAGCTCAAGTTTACACTCCAAGAGTTAAGCCAGCAGGAGCAGTTGGTGCTGAAAAGAAGGGTTGGAATATCGGTGACCAAGTAGAACATAAGTCTTGGGGTCGTGGTGTTGTTACTAAGGTTAACGGGACAGGTGAGGACATGGAACTTGATATTGCCTTCACAGGCAAGGGAATTAAGCGGCTTTTAGCAGCCTTCGCCCCAATTAAAAAGGTATAATTAACTTAATAGTATTTAGTCAGGAGGAAGAAAATGACAGATTTAACTCTTGATGAAGCCCAAAAAGAGGTTATCAAACTTAGAATAGAATTAGATGAGTGGGCAGAGGCTTACTATACTAAGGATGCACCGCAGGTTGAAGATAATGTTTATGATCAAAAATATCGGCGGTTAGTTGAACTCGAACATCGGTTTCCTCAGTTAGTAACACCGGACTCAATTACGCAAAGAGTTGGCGGTCGAATTAACTCTGAGTTCACCAAAGTTGATCATGAAATTCCAATGTTGTCAATGGGAGATGTTTTTTCTAAACAGGAATTACAGGAATTTGATGACCGTGTGCAAAAGCTAGTTGGTCATCCAGTGGCTTATAATGTTGAATTAAAAATTGACGGTTTGTCAATTGATCTTGAATATATAGAAGGTAAGCTGGTGCGAGCTTCAACGCGGGGTAACGGTCAAGTGGGTGAAGATGTAACAGCTAATGCACGCTATATTGCAGATATACCCCAAACGTTACCGAAAAAAATCACGACCGAAGTGCGTGGCGAATGTTATATGGATAAGGATGCCTTCGCAAAGTTGAACCAAGCACGTGATGAAAAAGGTGAAGCTGCTTTTGCTAATCCGCGTAATGCGGCTGCTGGTTCACTGCGACAATTGCATGCGCGGATAACTAAAGAGCGGCATTTAAGTACTTTTATTTATACGTGGGTTAATCCACCTGAAGCAATTACCAGTCAGCATCAGGCAATTAGCGAAATGGCGCGGCTGGGTTTCCATACTAATAAAACGGGGCAAAAATTGGCAAAAATGGCCGAAATTTTTGCTTTTATTGACGAATATACTGCTAAAAGAGATACGTTGTCTTATGGGATTGACGGAATTGTCTTGAAGGTTGATGACCTTAGTCTGCAAAAGACGATGGGCAATACTGTTAAGGTACCGCGGTGGGAAATTGCCTATAAGTTTCCACCAGAAGAACAGGAAACAGTGGTTCATGAAATAAAATGGACAGTTGGGCGTACAGGGGTAGTAACTCCCACAGCAATTATGGATCCAGTACAGCTTGCGGGAACAACGGTTTCCCATGCAGTTTTGCATAATGCCGACTTACTAAAAGAAAAGGATGTCCGCATTGGTGATACAGTCTTGCTGCATAAAGCTGGCGATATTATTCCGGAAATTTCACAAGTTGTTTTAGCTAAAAGACCTAAAGATGCGCTGCCATATCCAATTCCAACTAAATGTCCGTCTTGCGGCGAAAAGTTAATTAGGCTTGAAGGTGAAGTCGCATTGCGTTGCGTTAATCCATCTTGTCCTGCTCAAATTGAGGAGGGGATTACCCACTTTGCTTCACGTCCGGCAATGAATATTGATGGTTTAGGGCCGAAAATTGTGCGGCAATTAATTAGTAATGAACTTGTGCATAATGTTGCCGACCTTTATAAGTTAGATGAAACGGATTTGGCTAAGTTAGATCATTTTAAGGAAAAATCAATTAATAATCTGTTGACCGCAATTACTAATTCTAAGAAAAACTCGGTGGAGCTGCTTTTAACAGGTTTGGGAATTGATCATGTTGGTGCAAAAGCTGCGCGGTTAATTGCCCAAAAATTTAAAAATATGACAAAGATTATGGCAGCTAGCGTGCAAGATGTGGCAGCAATCGCTACAATAGGCATGACGATTGCTGAATCGCTCACAACTTATTTTGCTCAGCCCGAAGTTACGCAATTAATTAATGAATTGGTACAGAGTGGCGTTAATATGGCTTATCTTGGTGTAACTGCTGAAGAGTCTGCTGCAATTCCAGATAATTATTTTAAGGATAAAAAGGTTGTTCTGACAGGTTCATTGGCGCATTATACGCGTAGTGAATTTACCAAGCAGCTGCAGTCACTTGGGGCAAAGGTTACTGGTTCTGTTTCAAGTAAGACTGACTATGTTATTTATGGTAAGGATGCGGGCTCTAAATTTACCAAAGCTCAAAAACTGGGAGTACCAGTTTTAACTGAGGAAGCAGCAATTGCTCAAATAAAGCAAAGGAATAACTAAATTGAAAAAATTTTTGCACATTTTGGTACTTTTGGCAGCAGCTTTAACATTAACAGCTTGTGGTAATTTAAAAAATTCGGATTTAGCTAA from Lactobacillus sp. ESL0785 encodes:
- the pcrA gene encoding DNA helicase PcrA; translation: MSEESILAGLNPQQKKAVQITEGPLLVVAGAGSGKTSVLTRRIAYLVEEKQVLPWNILAITFTNKAASEMREREQKLLGPSANDIWMSTFHALCVRILRRDADKIAYSHNFSIADSAEQLTLVKHIAKELNINPKMYEPRRILSAISNAKNDLLTPDAFAASASSPFDKVTAQVYTEYQRRLKHDQIMDFDDLIMQTLVLFKKDPTVLHYYQNKFRYLLVDEYQDTNQAQYELCHELAAQYQNICVVGDADQSIYGWRGANMENIMNFEQDYKNAGVQTVKLEQNYRSTGHILAAANAVIKNNHNRKAKNLWTDQGEGAKVTYYKAQSGDDEAHFIISKIQEEFKEKKRSYKDFAVLYRTNAQSRTVEEAFVKANVPYQIVGGHKFYDRKEIMDIMAYLKLVANPSDALSFNRIVNVPKRGIGAVTVDKFMTFAQANNLSLLAAFANLANAGISTRAAAKLADFGVKLRDAIKFAQDHSVTGLTEKILQDFGYTAALKAEHTIEAATRLENLDEFLSVTKRFDEQYEAENDDSNPLSDFLAEVSLLSDQDDLANNDEQVALMTLHAAKGLEFPVVFLIGMEDGLFPLSRALLEDDQLEEERRLAYVGITRARQELFLTNAYSRMMFGRMQNNPPSRFLEEIDAKDLEVENPNAGNIIASDFQAQTAPFAKVDERARAQVYTPRVKPAGAVGAEKKGWNIGDQVEHKSWGRGVVTKVNGTGEDMELDIAFTGKGIKRLLAAFAPIKKV
- the ligA gene encoding NAD-dependent DNA ligase LigA → MTDLTLDEAQKEVIKLRIELDEWAEAYYTKDAPQVEDNVYDQKYRRLVELEHRFPQLVTPDSITQRVGGRINSEFTKVDHEIPMLSMGDVFSKQELQEFDDRVQKLVGHPVAYNVELKIDGLSIDLEYIEGKLVRASTRGNGQVGEDVTANARYIADIPQTLPKKITTEVRGECYMDKDAFAKLNQARDEKGEAAFANPRNAAAGSLRQLHARITKERHLSTFIYTWVNPPEAITSQHQAISEMARLGFHTNKTGQKLAKMAEIFAFIDEYTAKRDTLSYGIDGIVLKVDDLSLQKTMGNTVKVPRWEIAYKFPPEEQETVVHEIKWTVGRTGVVTPTAIMDPVQLAGTTVSHAVLHNADLLKEKDVRIGDTVLLHKAGDIIPEISQVVLAKRPKDALPYPIPTKCPSCGEKLIRLEGEVALRCVNPSCPAQIEEGITHFASRPAMNIDGLGPKIVRQLISNELVHNVADLYKLDETDLAKLDHFKEKSINNLLTAITNSKKNSVELLLTGLGIDHVGAKAARLIAQKFKNMTKIMAASVQDVAAIATIGMTIAESLTTYFAQPEVTQLINELVQSGVNMAYLGVTAEESAAIPDNYFKDKKVVLTGSLAHYTRSEFTKQLQSLGAKVTGSVSSKTDYVIYGKDAGSKFTKAQKLGVPVLTEEAAIAQIKQRNN